From Halarcobacter mediterraneus:
AAATCGTACAAAAGAGTTTGATGATGAGCCAAGAAATTTAGCTCCTAGTAAAACTTCTGAAGATGAAGAGGATATGAGGGCAAATATGGGAATTTTTCCTGTTTTTGCTGGAAAAGTTAGACTTACTTGGCATGATTATAATGATAATCCAATTGAATATAGTTTTGATTTTAATGATATCTTTCCTGATAAGACTATTCCTTATCCAAAAGAGTTAGAAGATCTAATTATTTGGGAAGAGCCTTTAGAAGATGATCCTGGTATTATTTTAGAAATAATTAATAGAACTCTTAATATTTATACTATAGTTGATATAGATACACTAATTCCTGGAACAAATAAAATAAAAACTATCAGGTACCATGAAAAAGTATATACTAAAGAGTTTTAATAAATGGGAAATATTCTTTCTAAAAAAAATGTATCTTCTCACTCTTTAGATGAAAAAGATTGGGAACTTTATAATGACAATTTAAACAGTTTCAACTCTTTTAAAATCCCTAAAATCTTTGATGAAAAAAACAAACATGATTATCTTTTTATTGCTTTAGCTGATGGAACTGAAAATGATTTAAAAGATCCTAAAAGATATACCAATGTTGCTAAACTTCATGAGGAACTTAGAGATAATAAAAATATAAATATAAAATTTGAATATGTAACAGGAGTTGGAACTTATGAAGGAAAAGGAAATATTATAGATAAAACCATGGCTAAAGTTGATGCTGCTTTTTCTTTCTCTCATAAAAAAAGAGTTGAAAGACTATATAAAAGTTTTTCTAAGCAAGCAAATATTTGGAAAAGTAATGATCCAAAAGCTAATATCTCTATTGTTGAAGTCGGTTTTAGTAGAGGCTCTGGTGTTATTGCTTTACTTAATCAAATGATTCATGAAAAAGGAATAAAAGATACTATAAATAAAGTTTGGAAAGATGGAGAAAAAGTATTGACAGGAGACTATCTAATCAAACCTGGACAAACTCCTCAAGCTGTTCTTCTTTATGATCCTGTTACTACTTATATGAAAGAAAACTTCTCTTTATCAAATTCTACAATCTCTGCTTTACAAATTAATGCTAATAATGAATATAGAGATTTATTCCCTCTCTCTCACATTGCCCAAGGCAAGAATCAACTTCAAATATCTCTTCCTGGTTGTCACACTGATATTGGTGGGGGATATGATAAAAATGGTTTATCTTTTTATAGTAAGAATATTGCTAATCAATATTTAAATAAAATGATTAATACCAAAGAACTTTTATTTAAAAAAACTAGATTACCCTCAAAAGATGATCCTTCTATTGTTATTCATCATTCTGAAGAACATAATATTCTATATAAGAAAGAAGAGCAAAGAGGTGTCATTTTTATGGACAAAAACCAATATGACTTAAAGACAAAATCACTAAATATCTCTTCTTTAGATAAATCAAACTTTTTTTATCGTTCAAACTCTATGAATAATAAAATTAAAGAATTTAAAAACCAAAGACTTAAACAGCTCAACTCCCAGAATAAGCAATTAAATAAAAATGAAATTTCAAAAAATATTGATTTAGAAAAATCTATTTTTTAGATTCCTTAATTTTTTATCTTAAATAAAGTTGCATAAAAAGCTGGTACATATATAAGATTTAAAACTGTTCCCCAAAGGATTCCAAAACCAAGTGATACAGCTATTGGCTGTAACATAACAGATTCTCCACTTGGGAAAAATATTAAAGTAAATAATCCAAGCATAGTAGTAATAGAAGTGATAAGTATAGGTCTTACTCTTTGTTTTGCTTTTAAGAAAAAGTCTTCTTTCGTTTTACTATGTTGTAAAAAATCAAGCATAACAATTCCATCATTTATAACAACTCCTGCTAATCCTAACATTCCAATTAGAGATTGTGAGTTTAGATTTATTCCTACAATAAAGTGTCCAACAATTGGTCCTAAAATTGTAAAAGGAATAACAGATAAAATCACAAAAGCACTTTTAAAAGAAGGAAAGTTTATAAGTAAAGTTATAAAAATCAAAAACATAGCAACTAAAAAAGCTTTTAATAAATCAAATGCCATTTTATCGCTTTTTTCTTTTTCTCCACCAAAGTCTATAACAATACCCTTTTCTCTTGCATTCTCAAACTCTATTTCAAGTTTTTTCAATACTTCATTGGCATTGATTATTGTATTATCTACATTTGCAAATATTTTTTTATAAATTTTCCCATCTTCTTTATCTATTCTTTCAAAGTTTTTTTCAATAGTAAAATTAACAACCTCATCTAATAAAACAAATTGATTATTACCAAAAGGAACTTGGAATCTTTTCAACTCTTCAAAATTATCTTTATACAAGGATTTTGTCATAACTTTTACTATTCCATCTTTATTAAAAGTAGTGGTTTGTTCTTTTTCCAAAAAGAAATTATTTATTGCATTTGCTATTTTTGTATCTGTTAAACCTAAAGTTTTCCCATATTGATTTACTTTAAATTTATATTCATTATCACTTAATTTTGTATTATCACTTATATCTTTTACACCTTTAATATTTTCTAGTTTATTTTTAATATCTCCAATTGTTTCTATAAGCATCGTAGTGTCATCAGAACTTAATAGTATTTCAATATCTGTTTGAACAACTCCTATTCCTCTTGTAATTACATTATGCTCTAAAACATTATCATCTTTAAATAAAGGTAATAATAGTTCTTGAATTCTATTCATAGCTTCATTTGTACTGATTAATCTTGTTTTATTATTCCTTTCAAAGTCAAAACTTAGATTTAATACTGGATTTATATAACTTTCAATAAAGTTTTCATCTCTAAAATCTTCTAAAACTACAAAAATGGTAAAACCATTTTCAATAGTCTCACTAGAACCTGTAATATCCCTATACCAACCAATATAACTATCAATATTTTTTATATAAATATTTTTTGAACTTTCCAATAAGAGTTTTTCATATTTTTTTGCTATTTCATCAGTTTTATGTAAAGGCATAGATTTATTAAGTTTTACAGATAAAATAATATTATTTGAATCCATATCAGGGAAAAACTGAAATCTACTATTTGAAATTACTAAATAAATAATAGAAAAAACAAGTATAAAAAACCCTATTAAAAAACTTTTCTTATATTCTATAGTTTTGTGCAAAATACGTTCATAAAGATTATAAACTTTTGTCCAGTCCAACTGCTTTTCTTTTGCTTTTAATATATGTTTTGAATGTAAAGGTAAAAATAAAAACGACTCAATAATAGAAGATAGAATTAAACAAGAAATTACTATAGGAACAAGTTTCATTAGAAGTCCCATTTCTCCACTAATCAAAAGCATAGGTAAAAAAGCAAATACTGTTGTCATACCTGCAATTATTACTGGAACTATCATTTGTTTAGTTCCTTTTAATATAGCTTCTTCTTTACTTTCACCTTCATCTAAATATCTTTGAATATTTTCACTTACTATAATTGCATCATCAACTACAATACCAAGGGCAATAAGCATTGCCATCATAGACATCATATTTAAACTATAACCCATAAGTTCAATAAAAATTAAACCTATAATAAAAGAAAAAGGTATTCCAAGAACAATAACGAAAGACAGTCTTGCACTAATCAAAATATACATAGCAAAAGCTACTAAAATCAATCCTAAAGTAATATTTGAAATAATAGTTTTTATTCTATCACTAATAGGTATTGAATTATCATTTGTAATTGTTAAAGTTATATCTTTATGTTTTTTTTGAGTTTGTTCTACTAAATCTCTAACTCTTTTTGATAGTTTAATACTATCCCCTACTTTATCCTTATAGACTCTTAGACTTATTGTATTTTTTCCATTTAGTCTTGCAATAGTATCCTGAGAAGGAAGCCCTATATTTATATCAGCAATATCTTTTAAAAATACTTTTTTATTATCAACTTCAAGTACAGCACTTTTCCAAAAGTTTTTATCAAATTTATCGTTTTTTGCACTTAGATAAATATGATTCCCAACTTGCTCAATATTAGCAACAGGATAAATATAAGACAACTCTCTAATGGCATTTATAATACTTGTACTATTTAATTCATAGCTATTAATTTTTTTATGATTTAAGATAATACTTACTTGTAAATCTGAGTCTCCATAAATATCTATTTGACTGATATGATCAATTTGCATTAAAGAAGATTTTAGATTCTCTGAAATATCTTGTAAGAGTTTTCTATTTACAGAACTAGAGCTTAATGAAATACTAAGAAGTGACCATTGAGAATTAATACTTGAAACAGTAGGTTCATCCATATCACTTGGAAGATATTTTTTTGCAATACTTACAGCATCTTTTAAATCATTTGTCACTTCACTTTTATCTGCCATATCTTGAAGTTCTACTTTAATACTAAAATATCCAGAAGAGATAAAAGTAGATACTTTTTCAACACCTGCAATTGATTCTATTTGATTTTCTATTTCTGAAACTGCAAAATTATTTAGATTTTGAGCACTTGCACCATTATAATAACCTGTAACCCTAAGAGCTTCTAGTTGAGTACTTGGAAAAATCTCTTTAGGTATTTTTATAAAAGAAAAAATCCCCATAACAAAAATAAACAACAAGAGTGTATGATTTAAATTTGAGTTCTTTAAAAAGTAATTGATTAATTTATTCATAAATGATAGATGCCTTGTAAATATTATTAATAGTTAATATCAATATATTATTATATATTATAATATATAAATTGCATTTTAATGAAAAGTCTCACATGACAAGCAGGATTATAAAAGAATCAAACCAAGATCTTAAAACAAGCCCCCTCTTTTTTATTTGAAACTAAAAGTTCCCCTTTAAAATGGGAATCTATAATTGTCTTTGACATATAAAGACCTATTCCACTTCCATTTTCTTTTGTACTAAAATAAGGTTCAAAAATTTTATTAATATTTTTTAAGCTAATTCCACCTGCATTATCACAAACTTTTACTTCACTTTTATTATTTTTAACATCTACTTTTATAGAAATACTTGCATTATTAACTTTTTTATTAATTAATTCATCTTTTGCATTTGTTAAAAGATTTAAAATAACTTGACAATATTCATTTTCATAGGATTTTATCTGCTTATCTTTTATCACTTCTAATTTAATTTGTATTGAATAAATTTCTAAAAGAGGTTTTATTATCTCTATAGATTTTTTTACAGCTTCTGCTACCCAAAAAATTTCTTTTTCTTTTGTTGGCTTATAAAAATCCCTAAAACTATCAATTGTTTTTGACATAAAGTCTATTTGTTCATTTGACTCCTCTATTTTTTCATTTACAAACTCTTTACTAAGTTCTTGGGATGAAGCTAATTGTAAATTCATATTAATAAAACTTAAGTGAGTTAGAGGTTGTCTCCATTGATGGGCTATATTATTTATCATTTCTCCCATGGAAGCTAGCTTACTTTTATGAATTAAAAGTTTCTCTTTTTCATTTTGTTCATTAACTATTTCTCTTAACATTAAAGCTAAAGCAAAACTAAAAACCAAAGACTCTAAAGGAGCAACAAGATGAATTGCATATATTCCACTTATTGGAAAATAGTAATTTTCAATTAATAAAATTAAAATAAACATTAAAGCCCAGCCCAAAGTATAAATAATTGCATATTTATTTTTATTAAGTATTGCTATAAATCCAGCAAAAGAAGGAACTAAAAAACCAAAAGAAAAAGGCATATATTCATAAAGAATAGAATATTTATAATATGAAATTGCAAGAATATCTAATACATTTAAAAGAATAAAAAAGTTTAATACTATATTTGTTTTAGGCATTATTTTTCTTGTATTTAAAATCTCTTTTGCAAATAAAAGGGTAAATAAAAATCCTAAAGTCTCAAAAATATCCACAAAGGCTTGGGTGTAAATAAAATCTTCATTAGGATAGGATTTAAAACTACAATAAACAAAACCTACTAAAGATAGTAACACAAAAAATTGCATTAAAGAGTAATATAAAAAACATTTTCGCTTTGAAGAAATATAAATAATTAGATAATATAAAAAAGCAGAAAAGATAATTCCATATGCAAGTCCATATAAAATCCCTTCGTAGTGTAATAAATATTTATATTCAAACTCATTTATAAGATTAATTCTAAATTCAGCTATCTTAGCTTGTTTGTATGAATAGTTGAAAAAAATCTTTTCAGGGGTATTTTTATTTATTTTTAAAATTAAAATATTATTTTGTCTAATATAGGGTAAATTTGTATAAACTAAAGAGTCTATATCTGAAATAACAGTCATATAATAAGTATTTTTCTTTATATTTTTTAAATCAAGTCTTATTGAAAATTTATTTATTTTTTTATTTTGATACTCTGAATACTGTAAATCTTTATAGATTTTAAAATCTTCTGAGATATAAGCATTTTCAACAATTTTAGAATAATAATTTTTTCCATAAAGAGTTGAAAAAAATAGTAAAAAAGAAAATATATATTTTATCATGCAATCAGTTCTATTTTATATCCCAATTTTGAGATATTTCTTATGCAGTTATCAGGAAGCTTTTTTCTTAAATCTCTAACTAATAACCTTATAGCATTTTCACTCATATACTCCCCATTCCAAATATAACTTTGTAATTCTTCATAAGTAACTGCTCTTGGGAACTTCTCACATAAAAGATTAAGAAGCTTTTGTTCATTTTTAGAAAGATTAATTATTTGATTCTCATAGTTTAATACATCATTTAATACATCATAATAACAAGTTTTAGAAAAATATTTTTTGCTATTTTTATCTTTAAAGATATTCTTAGCACACTCTAAAAGTAAGGGATAAATAGTTTCATGACGAATTGGTTTAGTTAAATATTTTACTAAACCTAAATCAATAGCATCAAGTAAATAGTTTTTATCCGTAAAAGCACTTAAAACAATAAATTGAG
This genomic window contains:
- a CDS encoding phospholipase effector Tle1 domain-containing protein translates to MGNILSKKNVSSHSLDEKDWELYNDNLNSFNSFKIPKIFDEKNKHDYLFIALADGTENDLKDPKRYTNVAKLHEELRDNKNINIKFEYVTGVGTYEGKGNIIDKTMAKVDAAFSFSHKKRVERLYKSFSKQANIWKSNDPKANISIVEVGFSRGSGVIALLNQMIHEKGIKDTINKVWKDGEKVLTGDYLIKPGQTPQAVLLYDPVTTYMKENFSLSNSTISALQINANNEYRDLFPLSHIAQGKNQLQISLPGCHTDIGGGYDKNGLSFYSKNIANQYLNKMINTKELLFKKTRLPSKDDPSIVIHHSEEHNILYKKEEQRGVIFMDKNQYDLKTKSLNISSLDKSNFFYRSNSMNNKIKEFKNQRLKQLNSQNKQLNKNEISKNIDLEKSIF
- a CDS encoding efflux RND transporter permease subunit, whose product is MNKLINYFLKNSNLNHTLLLFIFVMGIFSFIKIPKEIFPSTQLEALRVTGYYNGASAQNLNNFAVSEIENQIESIAGVEKVSTFISSGYFSIKVELQDMADKSEVTNDLKDAVSIAKKYLPSDMDEPTVSSINSQWSLLSISLSSSSVNRKLLQDISENLKSSLMQIDHISQIDIYGDSDLQVSIILNHKKINSYELNSTSIINAIRELSYIYPVANIEQVGNHIYLSAKNDKFDKNFWKSAVLEVDNKKVFLKDIADINIGLPSQDTIARLNGKNTISLRVYKDKVGDSIKLSKRVRDLVEQTQKKHKDITLTITNDNSIPISDRIKTIISNITLGLILVAFAMYILISARLSFVIVLGIPFSFIIGLIFIELMGYSLNMMSMMAMLIALGIVVDDAIIVSENIQRYLDEGESKEEAILKGTKQMIVPVIIAGMTTVFAFLPMLLISGEMGLLMKLVPIVISCLILSSIIESFLFLPLHSKHILKAKEKQLDWTKVYNLYERILHKTIEYKKSFLIGFFILVFSIIYLVISNSRFQFFPDMDSNNIILSVKLNKSMPLHKTDEIAKKYEKLLLESSKNIYIKNIDSYIGWYRDITGSSETIENGFTIFVVLEDFRDENFIESYINPVLNLSFDFERNNKTRLISTNEAMNRIQELLLPLFKDDNVLEHNVITRGIGVVQTDIEILLSSDDTTMLIETIGDIKNKLENIKGVKDISDNTKLSDNEYKFKVNQYGKTLGLTDTKIANAINNFFLEKEQTTTFNKDGIVKVMTKSLYKDNFEELKRFQVPFGNNQFVLLDEVVNFTIEKNFERIDKEDGKIYKKIFANVDNTIINANEVLKKLEIEFENAREKGIVIDFGGEKEKSDKMAFDLLKAFLVAMFLIFITLLINFPSFKSAFVILSVIPFTILGPIVGHFIVGINLNSQSLIGMLGLAGVVINDGIVMLDFLQHSKTKEDFFLKAKQRVRPILITSITTMLGLFTLIFFPSGESVMLQPIAVSLGFGILWGTVLNLIYVPAFYATLFKIKN
- a CDS encoding sensor histidine kinase; this translates as MIKYIFSFLLFFSTLYGKNYYSKIVENAYISEDFKIYKDLQYSEYQNKKINKFSIRLDLKNIKKNTYYMTVISDIDSLVYTNLPYIRQNNILILKINKNTPEKIFFNYSYKQAKIAEFRINLINEFEYKYLLHYEGILYGLAYGIIFSAFLYYLIIYISSKRKCFLYYSLMQFFVLLSLVGFVYCSFKSYPNEDFIYTQAFVDIFETLGFLFTLLFAKEILNTRKIMPKTNIVLNFFILLNVLDILAISYYKYSILYEYMPFSFGFLVPSFAGFIAILNKNKYAIIYTLGWALMFILILLIENYYFPISGIYAIHLVAPLESLVFSFALALMLREIVNEQNEKEKLLIHKSKLASMGEMINNIAHQWRQPLTHLSFINMNLQLASSQELSKEFVNEKIEESNEQIDFMSKTIDSFRDFYKPTKEKEIFWVAEAVKKSIEIIKPLLEIYSIQIKLEVIKDKQIKSYENEYCQVILNLLTNAKDELINKKVNNASISIKVDVKNNKSEVKVCDNAGGISLKNINKIFEPYFSTKENGSGIGLYMSKTIIDSHFKGELLVSNKKEGACFKILV
- a CDS encoding response regulator transcription factor; translation: MPKEEYKNLKILYVEDEDNIRTNAVSYLNRLFNNVLEAKDAFEAIDIINKYKPNIVITDIKMPKLNGLDMVRKIREYDKKTQFIVLSAFTDKNYLLDAIDLGLVKYLTKPIRHETIYPLLLECAKNIFKDKNSKKYFSKTCYYDVLNDVLNYENQIINLSKNEQKLLNLLCEKFPRAVTYEELQSYIWNGEYMSENAIRLLVRDLRKKLPDNCIRNISKLGYKIELIA